In Leptolyngbya sp. O-77, the genomic window CTGATTCCGCTTTATTTGATGGTGGCAATTTGGGGCGGCGCACGACGGGGCTACGCGGCCACCAAGTTTTTGATTTACACGGCGCTGTCGGGAATTCTGATTTTGGCTGCTTTCTTTGGGCTGGCGCTGCTGAGCGGGACGGGCAGCTTTGACTATGCGGTGCTGCAAAACCCGGCGCTACCGATTGCCACGCAGTTGGTGCTGCTGATTACGCTGCTGATTGGCTTTGGCATCAAGATTCCAATTGTGCCGCTGCATACCTGGCTGCCAGATACTCACGTCGAAGCGCCAACGCCAGCCTCGGTGCTGCTAGCGGGGGTGCTGCTGAAGTTGGGAACTTACGGAATTGTGCGGTTTGGGCTGGGGCTATTTCCTGAAACCTGGCAGCTTGTGGCACCGTGGCTGGCTTGGTTGGCGGTGGTGAATGTGCTGTATGGCTCCTTTGTGGCGATCGCCCAGACCGACATGAAGAAAATCGTCGCCTACAGTTCCCGTCGGGCACATGGGGGTATATCCTGCTGGCTGCCGCTGCCGCCACACCGCTGAGCATCGCCGGGGCGATCGCCCAAATGGTCAGCCACGGGCTAATTTCCGCGCTGCTGTTTTTCCTGGTAGGCGTGGTCTATGCCAAGACCGGCACACGGGATGTGACGGTGCTGCGGGCCTGCTGACTCCGGAGCGAGGACTACCGCTGGTGGGGTTCCCTGATGATTGCGGGGGGTGATGGCCAGCGCGGGCATTCCCGGCATGGTGGGCTTTATTGCTGAGTACATCATCTACCGCAGCAGCCTGCTGGTCTTCCCCATCCAGACTCTGCTGTGTATGCTCGGCGTTGGGCTAACAGCCGTGTACTTCTTGAATTTGATTAACCGCGTCTTCTTTGGACGGTTGCCCGACGCCCTAGCGAACCTGCCGGCCATCTACTGGAAAGACCGCATTCCTTCGATTGTGGTCGTTGTTTTGGTCATCTTCCTGGGGCTTCAGCCCAACTGGATGACCCGCTGGAGCGAACTCACCTCCCTATCGCTGGGCACGCTAGACGACCGGGCGATCGCCGCTGCGCTGGCCCCCCGCCCCCTCCGCCGAAGCGTTGAGTAATTTTTGAGTCATTTGCTTGAACGTCCTTAAAGATTCAGGGATCACGCAGCTTACGCAACCATCCCACCACCCCACACCCAAGCCCCTTGCTCTATAAGATCCTGAAGCTCCTGCTATGCTAACCGCACCCTCTCCCACCGCCCATCCCCTTTCCTACATCGTGGACCGGATTGAGTCTGGCGGTGCGCTACTGCCCGACACCCCGGAAAACGTTGTGGAAGTGGTAGGCATTCTCAAGAGCTATGGCGTGGTGCTGGATGCCTACTGGCGCAACCTGATTTACATTTCAGAGCATCAGTTTTTGGTGCTGTTTCCGTTTTTCAAATATTTCAACGGCGAAATCACGCTAGCCAAGCTGCTGCGCCACTGGTGGCACGACCGGATTAACTACGAATTTGCCGAATATTGCATGAAAGGCATGTTCTGGCACGGCGGCGGCGGTCTGGATGCATTTCTTGACACGCCGGAGTTTGTGAACCTGGCAAAAACGGCGATTCGCGCCAAGGTCAA contains:
- a CDS encoding NADH-quinone oxidoreductase subunit M — translated: MLSVLIWFPVLGALIISLLPQAQAAARARQVALGFATLVLVWTGVLVSRFDTSAAAFQLQEALTWIEQLGLSYKLGVDGLSLPLIVLNSLLVWLAIYSTDVNLNRPRLWYCLMLLLEAGVAGAFLSENLLLFFLFYEVELIPLYLMVAIWGGARRGYAATKFLIYTALSGILILAAFFGLALLSGTGSFDYAVLQNPALPIATQLVLLITLLIGFGIKIPIVPLHTWLPDTHVEAPTPASVLLAGVLLKLGTYGIVRFGLGLFPETWQLVAPWLAWLAVVNVLYGSFVAIAQTDMKKIVAYSSRRAHGGISCWLPLPPHR